One Malania oleifera isolate guangnan ecotype guangnan chromosome 10, ASM2987363v1, whole genome shotgun sequence genomic region harbors:
- the LOC131166694 gene encoding uncharacterized protein LOC131166694, which produces MRQLMQEIRWSVRRREHSLTAARCTIERFTRIHPPTFSGGPDPMIAKDWVEKTKRLLEVLHCTDKQRVLYATFQLSGEAGRWWTAANEFSVLTQGDMTVQGYAARYIKLSLFAPCLISNEYEKTRRFDKGLRKDIHKLVGMLQIREFSVLVDKTTVIETDIR; this is translated from the exons ATGAGGCAGCTTATGCAGGAGATcaggtggagtgttaggagacgtgaacaTTCTCTTACTGCAGCGAgatgtaccatcgagaggttcacacgtatacACCCTCCGACGTTTtcaggaggacccgatccgatgatagcgaaggactgggttgagaagaccaaAAGGCttctggaggtcctacactgcacagataagcagagagtccttTACGCTACCTTCCAACTATCTGGGGAGgctgggcgatggtggactgcg GCAAATGAGTTCTCCGTTTTGACCCAAggagatatgacggtgcaggggtatgctgctcggtatataaaGCTATCCCTTTTCGCACCGTGCTTGATCTcaaatgagtacgagaagactcgaaggtttgaTAAGGGCCTAAGGAAAGACATCCACAAATTAGTGGGTATGCTGCAGATTCGTGAGTTttcggttttggtggataagaCCACTGTGATCGAGACCGACATCCGgtag